A single genomic interval of Nocardioides palaemonis harbors:
- a CDS encoding DNA methyltransferase: MEPEELRPNLSAFVAWRQQHLRGDEKGEAQTFLDRLFKAFGHDGAIEAGAVYEDRVKRTIDYLGVGYADLMWKPRVLVEMKKAGADLSRHFRQAFEYWQMAVPDRPRYVVLCNFDEFWVYDFDQQLDAPMDIVKIGDLPQRYEALAFLLPDNPPPIFENDLVEVTREAAANVSGVFRSMVQRGIDRRQAQAFVLQCVVAMFSEDIGLLPSHFFTRTVTADAKNGREAYDLLGSLFREMNANGRTDGGRFEGTPYFNGGLFSTIQPIEMIDEELQAMREACKTDWSAVRPEIFGTLFETSMDKDERHAYGAHFTSQADIMKVISPCIVRPWMHRIDAAKKINDLELILLDLANYRVLDPACGSGNFLYVAYREMRRLEAEVKRRIEERRKGGLADQGALSYVTTDHFLGLDNNPYAVEVAKVTLMMAKKLAADELDGGQEDVLPLDNLDDTIRYGDALLNPWPKADVIVGNPPYLGRRKMADELGDGYVATLNRRYPSPGVSDFVTYWFPLAHDALSEGGRAGFVATQAIRDGDSRRKSLEYLDDHDGVIFDAVSAQSWSGDAAVTVSIVNWIKGSAHAPAERVLWLDEGELRLPVDRIPTTLRPVTDVTKARALPTNKKPKVCFQGQTTGHVTGFRLSFDDARELVKADPGSAPYVHAFIGGELLLRQPVLGARVIDLPHTDAVKVNREAPGAVARLRSTVLPDRQAKAEAKGAAASEILKRDPSAKVNSHHERFLDGWWRHAYRREDMLTAFSGLKLGRYIGVSRVASERRLSVYAFIDTSVLPDDSMSVLALDDDYSFGIVASELHRLWLLERCSKLETRLRYTSTTVWDTFPWPLNPSVEAVRKVAAASKVILDLRSSYLEVGITLGAMYDALRDEGRSPLRDAHADLDAAVIAAYGFNRDDDLLAQILALNLAAADDPAVAQRPGGEHLGSFAYTTDYRITAPALGG; this comes from the coding sequence GTGGAACCGGAGGAGTTGCGCCCGAACCTGTCTGCCTTCGTCGCATGGCGACAGCAACATCTCCGCGGTGACGAGAAAGGCGAGGCACAGACCTTCCTCGACCGCCTCTTCAAAGCGTTCGGACACGACGGCGCCATCGAAGCGGGCGCGGTGTACGAGGACCGCGTCAAGCGCACCATCGACTACCTCGGTGTCGGCTATGCGGACCTGATGTGGAAACCCCGCGTCCTCGTCGAGATGAAGAAGGCCGGTGCGGACCTCAGCCGCCATTTCCGGCAGGCCTTTGAGTACTGGCAGATGGCCGTGCCAGATCGGCCGCGCTACGTCGTGCTGTGCAACTTCGACGAGTTTTGGGTCTACGACTTCGACCAACAGCTCGACGCCCCCATGGACATCGTGAAAATCGGGGACCTCCCGCAGAGATACGAGGCCCTCGCGTTTCTGCTGCCCGACAACCCGCCGCCGATCTTTGAGAACGACCTGGTCGAGGTCACCCGCGAGGCGGCAGCCAACGTCTCCGGCGTGTTCCGCTCCATGGTCCAGCGCGGCATCGACCGCCGACAGGCCCAAGCGTTCGTCCTGCAATGCGTCGTCGCCATGTTCTCCGAGGACATCGGCCTCCTGCCGTCGCACTTCTTCACCCGCACCGTGACCGCCGACGCCAAGAACGGCCGCGAGGCTTACGACCTGCTCGGCTCCCTCTTCCGGGAGATGAACGCCAACGGCCGGACGGACGGTGGCCGGTTCGAGGGCACCCCGTACTTCAACGGTGGGCTGTTCTCGACCATCCAGCCCATCGAGATGATCGACGAAGAGCTGCAGGCCATGCGGGAGGCGTGCAAGACCGACTGGTCCGCGGTCCGGCCGGAGATCTTCGGAACGCTCTTCGAGACCTCGATGGACAAGGACGAGCGCCACGCCTACGGCGCCCACTTCACCAGCCAAGCCGACATCATGAAGGTCATCAGCCCCTGCATCGTCCGGCCCTGGATGCATCGCATCGACGCTGCCAAAAAGATCAACGACCTCGAACTGATCCTGCTCGACCTGGCCAACTACCGAGTCCTTGACCCGGCCTGCGGCTCCGGCAACTTCCTGTACGTCGCCTACCGCGAGATGCGCCGACTCGAGGCGGAGGTGAAGCGCCGCATCGAGGAACGCCGTAAGGGTGGCCTCGCGGACCAAGGCGCGTTGTCCTACGTCACCACCGACCACTTCCTCGGTCTGGACAACAACCCGTACGCCGTCGAGGTCGCCAAGGTGACACTGATGATGGCGAAGAAGCTCGCCGCAGACGAACTTGACGGCGGCCAAGAAGACGTACTCCCGCTGGACAACCTCGACGACACCATCCGCTACGGCGACGCGCTCCTCAACCCCTGGCCGAAAGCCGACGTAATCGTCGGCAATCCGCCCTACCTCGGCCGCCGCAAGATGGCCGATGAACTCGGCGATGGCTACGTCGCGACCCTCAACCGACGTTATCCGAGCCCCGGTGTCTCTGACTTCGTGACCTACTGGTTCCCGCTCGCACATGACGCACTCTCTGAGGGCGGACGCGCTGGCTTCGTAGCGACCCAGGCCATCCGCGACGGCGACTCCCGCCGGAAGTCACTGGAGTACCTGGACGACCACGACGGAGTCATCTTCGACGCCGTCTCTGCTCAGTCCTGGTCCGGCGATGCAGCCGTCACAGTGTCTATCGTCAACTGGATCAAGGGTTCAGCGCACGCACCGGCCGAACGCGTGCTCTGGCTGGACGAGGGTGAGCTCCGTCTGCCCGTGGATCGCATCCCGACGACGCTGCGTCCAGTCACCGATGTGACCAAGGCTCGGGCGCTGCCCACCAACAAGAAACCCAAGGTTTGCTTCCAGGGCCAGACCACGGGCCATGTCACGGGTTTTCGCCTGTCGTTCGACGACGCTCGCGAGCTCGTCAAGGCCGACCCCGGCTCTGCACCGTACGTGCACGCCTTTATCGGCGGTGAGCTTCTCCTCCGGCAGCCCGTTCTGGGCGCCCGCGTCATCGACCTGCCGCACACCGATGCGGTAAAGGTCAACCGCGAGGCGCCGGGAGCCGTCGCCCGCCTCCGCTCAACGGTTCTGCCCGATAGGCAGGCGAAGGCCGAGGCGAAGGGCGCGGCAGCATCGGAGATCCTCAAACGTGACCCCTCGGCGAAGGTCAACTCGCACCACGAGCGGTTCCTCGACGGCTGGTGGCGTCACGCCTACCGGCGCGAGGACATGCTCACCGCGTTCAGCGGGCTCAAGCTCGGCCGCTACATCGGAGTCTCCCGCGTCGCCTCGGAACGGCGTCTCTCGGTCTACGCGTTCATCGACACTTCGGTCCTTCCGGATGACTCCATGAGCGTGCTTGCGCTCGACGACGACTACTCATTCGGCATCGTCGCCTCCGAGCTTCACCGGCTCTGGCTCCTGGAGCGCTGCTCCAAGCTCGAGACGCGGCTCCGATACACCTCGACGACCGTCTGGGACACCTTCCCTTGGCCCCTGAACCCGTCGGTGGAGGCGGTTCGCAAGGTCGCTGCTGCTTCCAAGGTGATCCTCGATCTGCGGAGCTCCTATCTAGAGGTAGGGATCACCCTCGGAGCGATGTACGACGCCCTCCGCGATGAAGGAAGGTCGCCATTACGCGACGCCCACGCTGACCTCGACGCTGCAGTGATCGCGGCGTATGGGTTCAACCGCGACGACGACCTCCTCGCGCAAATCCTCGCGCTGAATCTCGCAGCAGCGGACGACCCAGCTGTTGCCCAGCGACCCGGGGGAGAGCACCTCGGTTCCTTCGCTTACACCACTGACTACCGCATTACCGCACCTGCCCTTGGCGGATGA
- a CDS encoding IS30 family transposase: MAKRAISYEEQEEFFGLVCSGLSLQRAATGSGVSVKAGSGWWRRSGLMSPVIQLGRDGGLPGSAPARVPDEPRRDGRPRQRRALTSEDRSAIAVALRCGCTYQQVGDLIGRDKSVIWREVNRNRGPDGSYWGPVAHRAAHERRRRPKRRKLARNPGLCRWIEDQMDQGWSPRLIGQVLRRDHPHESMRRVGHETIYQTLYVQGRGELRKDLYRQLSLKRQQRKPRGHTTRATSPYVEAFKISDRPAEAADRAVPGHWEGDLIVGPASKSAIGTLVERSTRFTILLHLPGRHDAASVAEAMIREMSQLPEHLRRSITWDRGTELAEWERIQLELNTTLYFCDPRSPWQRGTNENTNRLLRHWFEKGSDLRSHTADDLRRIADSLNRRPRPTLDLQTPADRLAALLTNPAAA; encoded by the coding sequence ATGGCGAAGAGGGCGATCTCGTATGAGGAGCAGGAGGAGTTCTTCGGTCTGGTGTGCTCGGGGCTGTCGCTGCAGCGTGCGGCGACGGGCTCAGGCGTGTCGGTCAAGGCCGGGTCGGGCTGGTGGCGACGATCGGGGCTCATGAGCCCTGTGATCCAGCTCGGCCGCGATGGCGGCCTGCCCGGAAGTGCGCCGGCGAGGGTGCCGGACGAGCCACGTCGCGACGGACGGCCGCGGCAGCGGCGGGCGTTGACCAGTGAGGACAGGTCGGCGATCGCGGTCGCGTTGCGGTGCGGCTGCACCTACCAGCAGGTCGGCGATCTGATCGGGCGGGACAAGTCGGTCATCTGGCGGGAGGTCAACCGCAACCGTGGACCGGACGGCTCGTACTGGGGGCCGGTCGCGCACCGCGCGGCGCACGAGCGCCGCCGGCGCCCCAAGCGGCGCAAGCTCGCCCGCAACCCGGGGCTGTGCCGGTGGATCGAGGACCAGATGGATCAGGGCTGGTCGCCCAGGCTGATCGGGCAGGTGCTGCGCCGCGACCATCCGCACGAGAGCATGAGGCGGGTGGGCCACGAGACGATCTACCAGACGCTGTACGTGCAGGGCCGTGGCGAGCTGCGCAAGGACCTGTACCGCCAGCTGAGCCTGAAACGCCAGCAGCGCAAGCCCCGCGGGCACACCACGCGGGCCACGTCGCCGTACGTCGAGGCGTTCAAGATCAGCGACCGCCCCGCCGAAGCCGCCGACCGGGCGGTGCCCGGTCACTGGGAGGGCGACCTGATCGTCGGACCGGCCAGCAAGTCCGCGATCGGGACACTGGTGGAGCGATCGACCCGGTTCACGATCCTGCTGCACCTACCCGGACGTCACGACGCCGCCAGCGTCGCCGAGGCGATGATCCGCGAGATGAGCCAACTGCCCGAACACCTGCGCCGCTCGATCACCTGGGACCGCGGCACCGAGCTCGCCGAGTGGGAACGGATCCAGCTCGAGCTCAACACCACGCTCTACTTCTGCGACCCCCGCTCGCCGTGGCAGCGCGGCACCAACGAGAACACCAACCGGCTGCTGCGGCACTGGTTCGAGAAGGGCAGCGACCTCAGGAGCCACACCGCCGACGACCTCCGCCGGATCGCCGACAGCCTCAACCGCAGGCCCCGCCCTACCCTTGACCTGCAGACCCCAGCCGACCGGCTGGCTGCGCTGCTGACCAACCCGGCAGCAGCATGA
- a CDS encoding HNH endonuclease, whose product MDTLTSKQPPMQHIDGFVSLGEILADGFTRTDQRHPVVRTGERNPIPRHVRLAIWYRDHGRCAMCPNRDHHSEEDVHLDHVTPWSAGGRDTSDNLRLLCAPHNEDRSNFIDHAGPQRVVTWWCHRCYSQDGPLWEYYTSGLVICPKHKGRRGAGGEPQCRVEKAYWRMRSEEQEVDRWHMREPMVLLNKDAFCVHCNLPGLTSTVL is encoded by the coding sequence GTGGACACTCTCACGAGCAAGCAGCCGCCCATGCAGCACATCGATGGCTTTGTGTCCCTGGGCGAGATCCTTGCCGACGGCTTCACCCGCACCGATCAGCGACATCCAGTTGTGCGGACCGGTGAGCGAAACCCAATCCCGCGGCATGTACGTCTGGCGATCTGGTACCGCGATCACGGACGCTGCGCGATGTGCCCGAACCGCGACCACCACAGCGAGGAGGACGTGCACCTCGACCATGTGACACCGTGGTCCGCCGGCGGTCGTGACACCAGCGACAACCTGCGCCTGCTATGCGCGCCACACAACGAGGACCGCAGCAACTTCATCGACCACGCCGGCCCGCAGAGAGTGGTCACTTGGTGGTGTCACCGGTGCTACTCCCAGGACGGCCCGCTCTGGGAGTACTACACGTCAGGACTCGTGATCTGCCCCAAACACAAGGGCCGGCGTGGAGCAGGCGGCGAGCCTCAATGCCGGGTCGAGAAAGCGTACTGGCGCATGCGCAGCGAAGAACAAGAAGTCGATCGGTGGCACATGCGCGAACCGATGGTCCTGCTCAACAAGGACGCCTTCTGCGTGCACTGCAACCTGCCCGGCCTTACGAGCACCGTCCTGTGA
- a CDS encoding IS3 family transposase (programmed frameshift) yields MPKPFPKEFREDVIRVYHDSDASMAQVAKDFGISASCLKRWLTIDDRKSTSSPAAGQAANESDALREANKRIKLLEQENEVLRRAAAYLSQAHLPKMMYPLVRELAADGIPVAVTCRVLRIARQPYYRWLAQPVTDAELTAAYRANALFDAHRDDPEFGYRFLLDEARDAGQPMAERTAWKICSQLGWWSAFGKKRGRNGKKPGPPVHDDLVMRDFTADAPNELWLADITEHWTREGKLYLCAVKDVYSNRIVGYSIDSRMKSRIAVAALDNAVARRRAEGAVLAGCVLHTDRGSQFRSRKLVHQLNRHQIVGSMGRVGAAGDNAAMESFFSLLQKNVLNRRTWNTREELRIAIVTWIERTYHRRRRQAALGRLTPVEYELIMTTTATRAA; encoded by the exons GTGCCCAAGCCGTTCCCCAAGGAGTTCCGCGAGGACGTGATCCGGGTCTACCACGACTCCGATGCCTCGATGGCCCAGGTCGCGAAGGACTTCGGAATCTCGGCGTCGTGCTTGAAGCGATGGCTCACGATCGATGACCGGAAGTCGACCTCGTCGCCAGCAGCTGGCCAGGCCGCCAACGAGTCCGACGCGCTGCGCGAGGCCAACAAGCGGATCAAGCTGCTCGAACAGGAGAACGAGGTACTGCGGCGGGCTGCGGCCTACCTGTCGCAGGCGCACCTGCCG AAAATGATGTACCCGCTCGTCCGCGAGCTGGCCGCCGACGGGATTCCCGTCGCGGTGACGTGCCGGGTGCTGAGGATCGCTCGCCAGCCCTACTATCGATGGCTTGCTCAGCCGGTGACCGATGCCGAGCTCACGGCCGCCTACCGCGCGAATGCTCTGTTCGATGCCCACCGCGACGACCCGGAGTTCGGCTACCGGTTCCTCCTCGATGAAGCCCGCGACGCCGGCCAGCCAATGGCCGAGCGGACCGCCTGGAAGATCTGCTCGCAACTGGGCTGGTGGTCGGCGTTCGGGAAGAAACGCGGCCGCAACGGCAAGAAGCCAGGTCCGCCGGTCCATGACGACCTGGTGATGCGGGACTTCACCGCCGACGCGCCGAATGAGCTCTGGCTGGCCGACATCACCGAGCACTGGACCCGGGAAGGCAAGCTCTACCTCTGTGCGGTCAAGGACGTCTACTCCAACCGGATCGTCGGCTACTCCATCGACTCACGGATGAAGTCCCGGATCGCGGTCGCCGCGCTCGACAACGCCGTCGCCCGCCGCCGGGCAGAAGGTGCCGTCCTGGCCGGCTGCGTGCTGCATACCGACCGCGGGTCCCAGTTCAGGTCCAGAAAACTCGTCCACCAGCTCAACCGCCACCAGATCGTCGGCTCTATGGGACGCGTCGGCGCGGCCGGCGACAACGCCGCCATGGAGTCCTTCTTCAGCCTGCTGCAGAAGAACGTTCTCAACCGCCGAACCTGGAACACCCGCGAGGAGCTACGAATCGCGATCGTCACCTGGATCGAACGGACCTACCACCGCCGACGTCGACAGGCCGCTCTCGGCCGATTGACCCCGGTCGAATACGAGTTGATCATGACGACAACCGCCACCCGGGCGGCCTAA